The following are encoded together in the Leuconostoc mesenteroides subsp. mesenteroides ATCC 8293 genome:
- a CDS encoding DUF7671 family protein gives MSKDKYETHLFTGIVVEQDLSGNYVPKDGATLHRWRTGKHTKGKYKHTGQVFLTENNQSVAVLSQEKLSFNKRHDYVPLQRWTEATVDLRKLEAYKKDES, from the coding sequence ATGAGTAAAGACAAGTATGAAACACATCTGTTTACAGGTATTGTAGTTGAGCAGGATCTGTCAGGAAACTATGTTCCTAAAGATGGCGCGACTTTGCACAGGTGGCGAACTGGAAAACATACAAAAGGAAAGTACAAACATACTGGGCAAGTATTTTTGACAGAAAATAATCAAAGTGTTGCTGTACTATCACAAGAAAAATTATCTTTTAATAAGCGCCATGATTATGTGCCGTTACAAAGATGGACAGAAGCAACTGTTGACTTGAGAAAACTTGAAGCATACAAAAAGGATGAATCATAA
- a CDS encoding RelA/SpoT family protein produces MAKTKHYTGPEVLEMVGQYMSESDTKNVKKAYEWASELHKEQKRKSGEPYIIHPIQVAGILAELKMDTATVISGYLHDVVEDTTATLQDVRDNFGETIAQIIDGVTKISKIQYQSSQEQLAENHRKLLLAMSKDIRVIIVKLADRLHNMRTLGALREEKQKRIAKETLEIYAPLADRLGISTIKWELEDLSLSYIDPEQYYHIASLMNMKREERISYVQEAVDQINGAIKDLELSHVDVYGRPKHIYSIYRKMVDKHKAFEEIYDLLAVRVLTDSIPDTYAVLGAIHSKWTPIPGRFKDYIALPKANGYQSLHTTVIGPDGRPLEVQIRTHHMHEVAEYGVAAHWAYKKNRGSNKEANVDDNSQQALNVIQGILELQENAKNAEDFMDGVTGDLFSDRVYAFTPRGDVFELAKGAGPLDMAFSIHTNIGIKTTGAKINGRIVPLDYKIKTGDIIEIITSANAKPSRDWLEIVSTRRARNKIKQYFKQLDREDNIAAARELLAKNLRDNNFNPAEILTPENIQETADKMHYHTPDDMLAAIGFGDIAVPGVANKLTEKIREANEEAATAELQREMLEEGHEITRDETAFTKRQKSTADDIVIAGVDNLLVRLGRCCTPVPGDDVKGYITKGRGISVHRVGCPNIRAAQLQGQRLVDVQWEDENGSKPNYDADLTVHGENRGGLLNDVLRSVNGRTRYVNSVNGHVTKNGMAQVSLSIGVKNSEQLTAIMDSLNNLPAVYDVERTFH; encoded by the coding sequence ATGGCAAAAACAAAGCATTATACAGGACCGGAAGTCCTCGAGATGGTCGGACAATACATGTCCGAATCAGATACAAAAAATGTTAAAAAGGCCTACGAATGGGCGTCAGAGTTGCACAAGGAGCAGAAACGTAAGTCTGGGGAACCATATATTATTCATCCAATTCAAGTTGCTGGTATTTTGGCAGAACTGAAGATGGATACGGCAACGGTTATTTCAGGCTATCTTCATGATGTTGTTGAGGATACGACGGCTACGTTACAGGATGTTCGAGATAATTTTGGAGAAACAATTGCCCAAATTATTGATGGTGTAACGAAAATTAGTAAAATTCAATATCAAAGTTCACAAGAACAGCTTGCAGAAAACCATCGTAAGTTGCTTTTAGCTATGTCAAAAGACATACGTGTGATTATTGTTAAGTTAGCCGACCGTTTGCACAATATGCGCACTTTAGGCGCTTTACGGGAAGAAAAACAAAAGCGCATTGCAAAAGAAACATTGGAAATCTACGCGCCACTGGCTGACCGCCTTGGTATTAGTACGATTAAGTGGGAACTTGAAGACTTATCCTTAAGTTATATTGATCCCGAGCAATATTATCATATTGCTTCACTGATGAATATGAAGCGCGAAGAACGAATTAGCTACGTACAGGAAGCAGTAGACCAGATTAATGGTGCGATAAAAGATCTTGAATTAAGTCATGTTGATGTGTATGGTCGTCCAAAGCATATTTACTCAATTTATCGAAAAATGGTGGATAAGCATAAGGCTTTTGAAGAAATTTATGATTTATTGGCTGTTCGTGTATTAACGGATTCGATTCCGGACACTTATGCTGTATTAGGAGCAATACACTCAAAATGGACACCGATTCCTGGCCGTTTTAAAGATTATATTGCATTGCCAAAAGCGAACGGATATCAAAGTTTACATACCACAGTTATTGGTCCTGACGGACGTCCATTGGAAGTGCAAATTCGTACGCATCATATGCATGAAGTGGCTGAATATGGAGTAGCTGCACATTGGGCATATAAAAAAAATCGGGGCTCAAATAAAGAGGCAAATGTCGATGATAACAGTCAGCAAGCCTTAAATGTCATCCAAGGCATATTAGAACTGCAAGAAAATGCCAAAAATGCCGAAGACTTTATGGATGGTGTAACGGGTGATTTGTTTTCTGATCGTGTTTATGCGTTTACACCTCGTGGTGATGTGTTCGAACTGGCTAAAGGTGCCGGACCGTTGGATATGGCGTTTTCAATCCATACAAATATTGGGATTAAAACAACTGGTGCAAAAATAAATGGTCGAATCGTACCACTGGATTATAAAATAAAAACCGGTGATATTATAGAAATTATCACTTCTGCTAATGCTAAACCAAGCCGTGACTGGTTAGAGATTGTTTCGACACGCCGAGCACGAAACAAAATTAAGCAGTATTTTAAGCAGTTGGATAGAGAAGACAACATCGCCGCAGCGCGTGAATTGTTAGCTAAAAACCTAAGAGACAATAATTTCAATCCTGCTGAGATTCTGACGCCAGAAAATATTCAAGAAACCGCAGATAAGATGCACTATCATACGCCAGATGATATGTTGGCAGCAATAGGATTTGGCGATATTGCTGTACCTGGTGTGGCTAATAAATTAACCGAAAAGATACGAGAGGCTAATGAGGAAGCTGCTACAGCAGAATTACAGCGTGAAATGCTGGAGGAAGGCCACGAAATCACTCGTGATGAAACAGCTTTCACCAAACGACAAAAATCAACGGCTGATGATATTGTTATTGCAGGAGTGGATAATTTATTAGTACGTTTAGGTCGATGTTGTACACCAGTTCCAGGAGACGATGTTAAAGGTTATATCACGAAGGGACGTGGTATTTCTGTTCATCGTGTGGGGTGCCCAAATATTCGAGCCGCTCAACTTCAAGGACAACGTCTTGTGGATGTACAGTGGGAAGATGAAAATGGCTCAAAACCTAATTATGATGCTGATTTGACTGTTCATGGTGAAAATCGCGGTGGATTGCTAA
- a CDS encoding multidrug efflux MFS transporter, with protein MSKNQEKSLWKRNVLVLWFGVFMTGIALSEVMPFLSLYIDTLGHFSKNQLTFYSGAIFSVSFLVMAIVSPLWGNLADRKGRKLMMLRAALGMAIVLFLMGYVTNVWQLFILRALQGATGGYISNSNALIATQTPKEHAGHALGILVTGMTAGNLLGPLFGGTLASVVSYRMSFHITGIILFLVFILTMFFVKEEPHVAPADSNPTSTADLWHALPNKQLIFGLFITTMLVQTVNTSINPIISLFVRELTNNSNNTTFLAGVVAAMPGIATVFAAPQFGKIGDRVGTHRMIKIGFCIAIAALVPTAFVTSVFMLMVFRFIIGISDATMLPAVQTLLSKNSPSAMTGRIFSYNQSFQSIGSVMGPMFGALVASVFDYRGIFIFSALLIVLNAILFNFNTKSLRK; from the coding sequence ATGTCAAAAAATCAAGAAAAATCTCTTTGGAAACGTAACGTATTGGTCCTTTGGTTTGGTGTGTTTATGACAGGAATCGCTCTGAGTGAAGTCATGCCATTTCTTTCTTTGTACATTGACACCTTAGGCCATTTTAGTAAAAATCAGCTAACATTTTATTCTGGGGCAATTTTCTCTGTGTCATTTTTAGTTATGGCGATCGTGTCCCCTTTATGGGGGAATCTCGCTGATAGAAAAGGTCGCAAATTAATGATGCTTCGTGCTGCACTTGGTATGGCGATTGTCCTATTTTTAATGGGGTATGTCACTAATGTTTGGCAATTATTCATTCTTCGTGCCCTTCAAGGTGCTACGGGCGGCTATATTTCCAATTCAAATGCCTTAATTGCCACACAAACCCCGAAAGAACACGCCGGTCACGCACTTGGCATTTTGGTAACTGGTATGACAGCTGGTAATTTACTTGGTCCACTATTTGGTGGTACTTTAGCTTCAGTTGTTTCATATCGTATGTCTTTTCATATCACCGGTATCATTTTATTTTTGGTATTCATACTGACCATGTTTTTTGTTAAAGAGGAGCCTCACGTAGCCCCTGCTGATTCAAATCCAACGTCAACAGCTGATCTCTGGCACGCACTACCAAACAAACAATTAATTTTTGGACTATTTATTACTACAATGTTAGTACAAACAGTCAATACCTCCATCAATCCCATTATCAGTCTGTTTGTCCGCGAGTTAACAAACAACAGTAACAACACTACCTTTCTCGCCGGTGTCGTGGCAGCAATGCCTGGTATTGCAACAGTTTTTGCAGCGCCACAGTTTGGAAAAATTGGTGACCGCGTGGGTACACACAGAATGATAAAAATTGGTTTTTGTATTGCTATCGCTGCATTAGTCCCAACAGCATTTGTAACAAGTGTCTTCATGCTAATGGTATTTCGATTTATTATTGGTATTAGTGATGCCACCATGTTACCAGCTGTGCAGACCTTGCTATCTAAAAACTCACCCTCAGCAATGACTGGCCGAATCTTCAGCTATAATCAAAGTTTCCAATCAATCGGAAGTGTCATGGGTCCAATGTTTGGTGCCCTAGTAGCCAGTGTATTTGATTATCGAGGTATTTTTATTTTCAGTGCTTTGTTAATCGTATTGAATGCTATCCTGTTTAACTTTAACACCAAATCTTTGAGAAAATAA